One window of Mesorhizobium loti R88b genomic DNA carries:
- the dnaA gene encoding chromosomal replication initiator protein DnaA: MQSGIERELTGDLPFPGTLIGANEMAVSSDAEQKFDRVKTQLKARLGVEVYSSWFGRMKVAEASKGIVRISVPTAFLRSWINGHYHDLISELWKHEDPELLKIEIVVRNATRQGRSPVEPELAPARKMTRQTQTALAAGTASPGRVERSPVPRPGAAVETEFRHNVLGSPLDPRYTFGSFIEGPSNRVAFAAAKAVAESQSSAVRFNPLFLHATVGLGKTHLLQAIAAESLKQNPKSRVVYLTAEYFMWRFATAIRDNNALTLKEQLRDIDLLIIDDMQFLQGKSIQHEFCHLINMLLDSAKQVVVAADRPPSELESLEPRVRSRLNGGVALEMSAPDFAMRLGMLKLRLATARVDDASLDISEEILNHVARTVTGSGRELEGAFNQLLFRQSFEPQITIDRIDEILGHIYRTGEPKRVRIEDIQRIVARHYNVSKTELLSNRRTRTIVKPRQVAMYLSKVMTPRSLPEIGRRFGGRDHTTVLHAVRKIEDLSGNDNTLAQELELLRRLINDQA, translated from the coding sequence ATGCAGAGCGGCATCGAAAGGGAGCTTACGGGCGACCTCCCATTTCCTGGAACTTTGATCGGAGCAAACGAGATGGCGGTCTCCAGCGACGCGGAGCAGAAGTTCGACCGGGTCAAGACCCAGTTGAAGGCGCGTCTGGGGGTTGAAGTCTATTCGAGCTGGTTCGGCCGCATGAAGGTCGCGGAGGCGTCCAAGGGCATTGTCCGCATCTCGGTGCCCACCGCCTTCCTGCGCTCGTGGATCAACGGCCACTATCATGACCTCATTTCCGAGCTGTGGAAGCACGAGGATCCCGAACTCCTCAAGATCGAGATCGTCGTGCGCAACGCCACCCGCCAGGGGCGCAGCCCTGTCGAACCGGAATTGGCTCCGGCACGCAAGATGACGCGGCAGACACAGACGGCGCTGGCCGCCGGCACCGCAAGCCCAGGCAGGGTGGAGCGGTCCCCGGTGCCACGCCCCGGCGCCGCGGTCGAAACCGAATTCCGCCACAACGTGCTCGGATCGCCGCTGGACCCGCGCTACACGTTCGGCTCGTTCATCGAGGGGCCGTCGAACCGGGTAGCCTTCGCCGCGGCCAAGGCGGTGGCGGAATCGCAGTCGAGCGCGGTGCGCTTCAATCCGCTTTTCCTGCACGCGACCGTCGGGCTCGGCAAGACCCACCTCTTGCAGGCCATCGCGGCGGAATCGCTGAAGCAGAACCCCAAGTCCCGCGTCGTCTATCTCACCGCGGAGTATTTCATGTGGCGCTTCGCCACCGCGATCCGCGACAACAACGCGCTGACGCTCAAGGAACAGCTGCGCGACATCGACCTCTTGATCATCGACGACATGCAGTTCCTGCAGGGCAAGTCGATCCAGCATGAATTCTGCCATTTGATCAACATGCTGCTCGACAGCGCCAAGCAAGTCGTCGTCGCCGCCGACCGGCCGCCGTCGGAGCTGGAATCGCTTGAGCCGCGGGTCCGCTCGCGCCTCAATGGCGGCGTCGCGCTCGAAATGTCGGCGCCGGATTTCGCCATGCGCCTCGGCATGCTCAAACTGCGCCTGGCCACGGCCAGGGTCGACGACGCATCGCTCGACATCTCGGAAGAGATCCTCAATCACGTCGCCCGCACCGTGACCGGCAGCGGCCGCGAACTGGAAGGCGCGTTCAATCAGCTGCTGTTTCGCCAGTCCTTCGAGCCGCAGATCACCATCGACCGCATCGACGAGATCCTTGGCCACATCTATCGCACCGGCGAGCCGAAGCGGGTCCGCATCGAGGATATCCAGCGCATCGTGGCGCGCCACTACAACGTGTCGAAGACGGAGCTTTTGTCCAACCGGCGTACGCGCACCATCGTCAAGCCACGGCAGGTCGCCATGTACCTGTCGAAGGTGATGACGCCGCGCTCCCTGCCCGAAATCGGGCGGCGCTTCGGCGGTCGCGATCACACCACGGTGCTGCATGCCGTGCGCAAGATCGAGGACCTTTCCGGCAACGACAACACGCTGGCCCAGGAACTCGAGCTGCTGCGGCGGCTGATCAACGACCAGGCCTGA
- the dnaN gene encoding DNA polymerase III subunit beta, giving the protein MRVILERSNLLKSLNHVHRVVERRNTIPILSNVLLSAEGASLEMKATDLDLEVTEATPAKVERGGATTVPAHLLYDIVRKLSDGAEVMLKTDEDGNAMTVTSGRSSFRLQCLPQSDFPELSAGSFSHIFRLDSVALRGLIEKTQFAISTEETRYYLNGIYLHTHEVGGKLKLRSVATDGHRLARAEIDAPAGSEGMPGIIIPRKTVSELQKLVDDPDIAVTTELSDTKIRFTIGSVVLTSKLIDGTFPDYQRVIPTGNDKKLILDRQSFAAAVDRVSTISSERGRAVKLSISEGQVTLAVNNPDSGSATEELSADYSSDPIEIGFNAKYLLDVAAQLTGTEAKFMLADAGSPTLIHDMADETALYVLMPMRV; this is encoded by the coding sequence ATGCGTGTTATCCTGGAACGGTCAAATCTCCTGAAGTCGCTCAACCACGTGCACCGCGTGGTCGAACGGCGCAACACCATACCGATCCTGTCCAACGTGCTGCTCAGCGCTGAAGGTGCTAGCCTCGAAATGAAGGCCACCGACCTCGACCTGGAGGTGACGGAAGCGACACCCGCCAAGGTGGAGCGCGGCGGGGCAACGACGGTTCCGGCACATCTGCTCTACGACATCGTGCGCAAGCTTTCCGACGGCGCCGAAGTGATGCTGAAGACGGATGAGGACGGCAACGCCATGACGGTGACGTCGGGCCGCTCGAGCTTTCGCCTGCAGTGCCTGCCACAGTCCGACTTCCCCGAGCTTTCGGCCGGATCCTTCTCGCATATCTTCCGGCTCGACTCGGTTGCCCTGAGAGGCCTGATCGAGAAGACGCAGTTCGCCATCTCCACCGAGGAGACGCGCTATTATCTCAACGGCATCTACCTGCACACGCACGAAGTCGGTGGCAAGCTGAAGCTGCGCTCGGTGGCCACGGACGGCCACCGCCTGGCGCGCGCCGAAATCGACGCGCCAGCCGGGTCCGAGGGCATGCCGGGCATCATCATTCCGCGCAAGACGGTGAGCGAACTGCAAAAGCTGGTCGATGATCCCGATATCGCCGTGACCACGGAACTGTCGGACACCAAGATCCGCTTCACCATCGGCAGCGTGGTCCTGACCTCCAAGCTGATTGACGGCACCTTCCCCGATTATCAGCGGGTCATTCCGACCGGCAACGACAAGAAGCTGATCCTTGATCGCCAGAGTTTCGCGGCCGCCGTCGATCGCGTCTCGACCATTTCCTCCGAGCGCGGCCGCGCGGTGAAGCTTTCGATCAGCGAAGGTCAGGTGACGCTTGCGGTCAACAATCCGGATTCTGGCAGCGCCACCGAGGAACTGTCGGCTGACTATTCGTCTGACCCGATCGAAATCGGCTTCAACGCCAAATATTTGCTCGATGTTGCCGCGCAGCTGACCGGCACGGAAGCCAAATTCATGCTGGCCGATGCCGGTTCGCCGACGCTGATCCACGACATGGCCGACGAGACCGCGCTTTACGTGCTCATGCCGATGCGGGTATAG
- the recF gene encoding DNA replication/repair protein RecF (All proteins in this family for which functions are known are DNA-binding proteins that assist the filamentation of RecA onto DNA for the initiation of recombination or recombinational repair.) translates to MPEQTHISKLTLTNFRNYAALAIDLAPGTVVFSGDNGAGKTNLLEAISFLTPGRGLRRAPYGDVAREGGDGGFALHARLDGPDGQVEIGTGISGADGEAGRRVRINGATARSAEDMLEWLRVVWLTPAMDALFTGPAGDRRRFLDRLVLAIDPGHGQRALDYEKAMRGRNRLLTEGSRDIGWFEAIETQMAETGVAIAAARAELVRLLAAMIDRLPDSGPFPQADIGLSGDLETEIASAPAVDVEERFRRALADGRDRDRAAGRTLEGPHRSDLLVRHRPKAMPAELCSTGEQKALLVGIVLSHARLTGEMSGMTPILLLDEIAAHLDGGRRAALFSILEELNCQAFMTGTDAALFSSLKGRAQFLTVDHGTVGPTEDA, encoded by the coding sequence TTGCCGGAACAGACTCATATAAGTAAGCTAACACTTACCAATTTCCGCAATTACGCGGCGCTGGCGATCGACCTAGCCCCAGGCACTGTGGTCTTTTCCGGCGATAACGGCGCCGGCAAAACCAACCTTCTCGAAGCGATTTCCTTTTTGACGCCGGGGCGCGGCCTGCGCCGTGCCCCTTACGGCGATGTCGCGCGCGAAGGCGGCGACGGCGGTTTTGCGCTGCACGCCCGGCTCGACGGACCTGACGGTCAGGTCGAGATCGGCACGGGCATTTCCGGTGCGGACGGCGAAGCCGGCAGGCGGGTGCGCATCAACGGCGCCACCGCGCGGTCGGCCGAGGATATGCTGGAGTGGCTGCGCGTGGTGTGGCTGACGCCGGCCATGGATGCGTTGTTCACCGGACCGGCTGGGGATCGCCGACGCTTTCTCGACCGGTTGGTGCTGGCGATCGATCCCGGCCACGGCCAGCGCGCCCTCGATTACGAGAAGGCGATGCGCGGCCGTAACCGATTGCTTACCGAAGGCTCGCGGGACATCGGTTGGTTCGAGGCGATCGAGACACAAATGGCCGAGACCGGCGTGGCGATTGCCGCGGCGCGGGCCGAACTGGTGCGCTTGCTCGCCGCCATGATCGACAGGCTGCCCGACAGCGGTCCGTTTCCGCAGGCCGACATCGGCCTCTCGGGCGATCTGGAAACCGAAATCGCCAGTGCGCCTGCGGTCGATGTCGAGGAACGGTTCCGGCGCGCGCTTGCCGATGGCCGTGATCGTGATCGCGCCGCGGGACGAACGCTCGAAGGCCCGCACCGTTCCGATCTCCTGGTGAGGCACAGGCCCAAGGCAATGCCGGCCGAACTCTGTTCGACGGGAGAGCAGAAGGCGTTGCTGGTCGGCATCGTGCTGTCGCATGCACGGCTGACCGGCGAGATGTCGGGAATGACGCCAATCCTGCTGCTGGACGAGATCGCAGCACACCTCGACGGTGGCCGGCGCGCGGCGCTGTTTTCGATCCTGGAGGAGTTGAACTGTCAGGCTTTCATGACGGGGACCGATGCGGCGCTGTTTTCCAGCCTCAAGGGGCGAGCGCAGTTCCTGACCGTCGACCACGGTACGGTTGGGCCAACCGAAGACGCCTGA
- a CDS encoding molybdopterin-synthase adenylyltransferase MoeB: protein MTTALTTDEIERYARHIVLPEIGGAGQQKLKQARVLVIGAGGLGAPVLEYLAAAGVGTLGIVDDDTVSLSNLQRQVIHGTDTVGMLKTDSARAAIARINPNTAVETHTFRLTIQNAPALVARYDIVVDGSDNFETRYAVADASASERKPLVHAAVGRFDGSVTVLKPFEDGRDGKPNPGYRDLFPEAPPPGLVPSCAEAGVLGALTGVVGTLQAMEAIKLITGIGEPLVGRLLLYDALSARFETIRYARR, encoded by the coding sequence ATGACCACTGCGCTCACCACCGACGAGATCGAACGCTATGCTCGCCACATCGTGCTGCCCGAAATCGGCGGTGCGGGCCAGCAGAAGCTCAAGCAAGCCCGGGTCCTGGTGATCGGCGCCGGCGGACTGGGTGCGCCGGTGCTCGAATACCTTGCGGCGGCCGGCGTCGGCACGCTCGGCATTGTCGACGACGACACCGTGTCGCTCTCCAATTTGCAGCGCCAGGTCATCCACGGCACCGATACGGTCGGCATGCTGAAAACCGATAGCGCCAGGGCGGCAATCGCCCGCATCAATCCCAACACCGCGGTCGAGACGCACACATTCCGGCTGACCATCCAGAACGCCCCAGCCCTCGTCGCCCGCTATGACATCGTTGTCGACGGTTCCGACAATTTCGAGACCCGTTATGCGGTGGCCGACGCCTCCGCGAGCGAGCGCAAACCGCTGGTTCATGCCGCCGTCGGTCGCTTCGACGGCTCGGTGACGGTGCTCAAGCCCTTCGAGGACGGCAGGGATGGCAAGCCGAATCCTGGATATCGCGACCTTTTTCCCGAAGCCCCGCCGCCAGGCCTGGTGCCGTCCTGCGCCGAGGCCGGCGTGCTCGGTGCCCTGACCGGTGTCGTCGGCACATTGCAGGCGATGGAAGCGATCAAGCTGATCACCGGCATCGGCGAGCCACTGGTCGGCAGGCTGCTGCTCTATGATGCGCTTTCAGCGCGCTTCGAAACGATCCGCTACGCCAGGCGCTGA
- a CDS encoding GNAT family N-acetyltransferase, with translation MPLSIDRIRADFGRWDDVLALIMRAFAFMDGVIDPPSSAQLLTVDTLRDKALQETGFVALDGDRIVGCVFAIERADDFYVGKLAVAPDCQGQGIGRRLMQAVEILALDRGKAALELQTRIELTANHAAFARLGFHETDRTAHEGYARPTSITMRKSLS, from the coding sequence ATGCCCCTCTCCATCGACCGTATCCGCGCCGATTTCGGCCGCTGGGATGATGTGCTTGCCCTGATCATGCGCGCCTTCGCGTTCATGGACGGTGTCATCGACCCGCCGTCCTCGGCCCAGTTGCTCACCGTCGACACATTGCGCGACAAGGCTTTGCAAGAGACCGGCTTCGTGGCGCTCGATGGCGACAGGATCGTCGGCTGCGTCTTTGCCATTGAACGGGCTGACGATTTTTATGTCGGCAAGCTCGCCGTGGCTCCGGACTGCCAGGGGCAAGGCATTGGCCGGCGGCTGATGCAGGCGGTCGAAATTCTTGCGCTCGACCGCGGCAAGGCGGCGCTGGAGCTGCAGACGCGCATCGAGCTCACCGCCAATCATGCCGCCTTTGCCCGCCTCGGTTTCCACGAGACCGACCGAACGGCACATGAAGGCTACGCCAGGCCAACCTCGATCACCATGCGCAAATCTCTTTCGTAA
- a CDS encoding 2-hydroxyacid dehydrogenase — MAGKKKPLVVITRKLPDPVETRMRELFDARLNVEDRPMTQPELVAAVKEADVLVPTVTDQIDAALIAQAGDKLKLIANFGNGVDKIDVAAAARKGITVTNTPNVLTEDTADMTMALMLAVPRRLAEGANVLTGDKKWAGWSPTWMLGRRIWGKRLGIVGMGRIGTAVARRAKAFGLSIHYHNRHRVLPAVEDGLEATYWESLDQMLARMDIISVNCPSTPATFHLLSARRLALLQPTAYVVNTARGDIIDEEALVKLIQDGKIAGAGLDVYEHEPALNAKLLKLAARNKVVLLPHMGSATLEGRIDMGEKVIINIRAFVDGHRPPDRVLPLRT, encoded by the coding sequence ATGGCAGGCAAAAAGAAGCCTCTCGTGGTCATCACGCGAAAACTGCCCGACCCGGTCGAGACCCGCATGCGCGAGCTGTTCGACGCCAGGCTGAATGTCGAGGACAGGCCGATGACGCAGCCGGAACTGGTTGCGGCGGTGAAGGAGGCCGACGTGCTGGTGCCGACGGTCACCGACCAGATCGACGCGGCGCTGATCGCCCAGGCCGGGGACAAGCTCAAGCTGATCGCCAATTTCGGCAATGGCGTCGACAAGATCGACGTGGCGGCAGCGGCCAGAAAGGGCATAACCGTCACCAACACGCCCAATGTGCTCACCGAAGACACCGCCGACATGACCATGGCACTGATGCTGGCGGTGCCGCGCCGGCTCGCCGAAGGCGCCAACGTGCTCACCGGCGACAAGAAATGGGCCGGCTGGTCGCCGACCTGGATGCTTGGCCGGCGCATCTGGGGCAAGCGGCTGGGCATCGTCGGCATGGGGCGCATCGGCACGGCCGTTGCCCGGCGGGCCAAGGCCTTCGGCCTTTCCATCCACTACCACAACCGCCATCGCGTGCTGCCGGCGGTCGAGGACGGGCTGGAGGCGACCTATTGGGAAAGCCTCGACCAGATGCTCGCCCGCATGGACATCATCTCGGTCAATTGTCCGTCGACGCCCGCGACTTTTCATTTGCTGTCGGCCCGGCGCTTGGCCCTGCTTCAGCCCACCGCCTATGTGGTCAACACTGCGCGCGGCGACATCATCGATGAAGAAGCGCTGGTCAAGCTGATCCAGGACGGCAAGATCGCCGGCGCCGGCCTCGACGTCTACGAACATGAGCCGGCGCTCAATGCCAAGCTGCTCAAGCTCGCCGCCAGAAACAAGGTCGTGCTTTTGCCGCATATGGGCTCGGCGACGCTCGAAGGCCGCATCGACATGGGCGAGAAGGTCATCATCAACATCAGGGCGTTCGTTGACGGCCACCGTCCGCCGGACCGTGTGCTGCCGCTCAGGACCTGA
- a CDS encoding SH3 domain-containing protein, with protein MSGFASLRLTLSAAFLGALLYSPLAAAQSAAAPVQSVTLGPSGLPLPRFVSLKPARVNSRVGPGANYSVNWMYVKAGLPMEVIQEFDTWRRVRDADGSEGWINQSMLSGRRTAIIAPWQRGKGGQINLMKSPDKDARVVAIIEPGVMGTIKACDGQWCEMTLDGHTGWLAQAAVWGAYPGERVKD; from the coding sequence GTGTCTGGTTTCGCGTCGCTTCGCCTGACCCTCAGCGCAGCATTTCTCGGCGCTCTGCTTTATTCTCCGCTTGCTGCCGCGCAGAGTGCGGCGGCACCCGTCCAAAGTGTCACGCTCGGGCCGAGCGGCCTGCCGCTGCCGCGATTCGTCAGCCTCAAGCCAGCGCGCGTCAACTCGCGCGTCGGTCCCGGCGCCAACTACTCCGTCAACTGGATGTATGTGAAGGCCGGCCTGCCGATGGAGGTCATCCAGGAATTTGATACATGGCGCCGCGTGCGCGATGCGGACGGTTCGGAGGGCTGGATCAACCAGTCGATGCTCTCGGGCCGGCGCACCGCCATCATCGCGCCATGGCAGCGCGGCAAGGGCGGCCAGATCAATCTCATGAAAAGCCCGGACAAGGACGCCAGGGTCGTGGCGATCATCGAACCGGGCGTCATGGGCACGATCAAAGCCTGCGACGGCCAGTGGTGTGAAATGACGCTCGACGGGCACACCGGGTGGCTCGCTCAGGCAGCGGTCTGGGGCGCCTATCCAGGCGAGCGGGTCAAGGACTGA
- a CDS encoding DUF4260 domain-containing protein, whose product MKPLDLIVRLEWAVVAVVAIVFYASTGVSWWLFAVLILAPDLSMFGYLGGPRIGAIAYNALHILIVPVLLLLAGHLSGSAAAIAVALIWIAHIAIDRALGYGLKLSTGFQDTHLGRIGRKRNDLSP is encoded by the coding sequence ATGAAACCCCTCGACCTGATAGTCCGGCTCGAATGGGCCGTCGTGGCGGTGGTCGCCATCGTCTTCTACGCTTCGACAGGCGTTTCCTGGTGGCTCTTTGCAGTGCTTATCCTGGCGCCGGACCTGTCAATGTTCGGCTATCTCGGCGGCCCGCGCATCGGCGCCATCGCCTACAACGCCTTGCACATCCTGATCGTACCGGTGCTGCTGCTGCTCGCCGGTCATCTGTCCGGCAGTGCAGCGGCAATCGCGGTCGCGCTGATCTGGATCGCGCACATCGCCATCGATCGTGCGCTCGGCTACGGCCTGAAGCTGTCGACGGGTTTTCAGGACACCCATCTCGGCCGAATCGGGCGCAAGCGCAACGACCTCAGTCCTTGA
- the irrA gene encoding iron response transcriptional regulator IrrA, with product MDRGCRKENVAVDKRVREAGLRPTRQRIALADLLFAKGDRHLSAEELHEEAVAAGVPVSLATVYNALHQFTQAGLLRILAVEGAKTYFDTNTSDHHHFYIEGENRIFDIDSGPVTVTNLPEPPEGMEIANVDIVVRLRPKRQE from the coding sequence ATGGACCGGGGCTGCCGGAAGGAAAATGTCGCTGTGGACAAGCGGGTACGTGAAGCCGGCCTGAGGCCGACGCGTCAGCGCATAGCGCTGGCCGACCTGCTTTTCGCCAAGGGCGACCGCCATCTGTCGGCGGAGGAATTGCACGAAGAGGCCGTTGCCGCCGGCGTGCCGGTGTCTCTGGCCACCGTCTACAATGCGCTTCATCAGTTCACCCAGGCGGGGTTGCTGCGCATTCTCGCCGTCGAGGGTGCCAAGACCTATTTCGACACCAACACCTCCGACCACCACCATTTTTACATTGAAGGCGAAAATCGCATCTTCGACATCGACAGCGGTCCGGTGACGGTCACCAACCTGCCGGAGCCGCCCGAGGGGATGGAAATCGCCAATGTCGACATCGTGGTGAGGCTGCGCCCCAAGCGCCAGGAATGA
- the fabA gene encoding 3-hydroxyacyl-[acyl-carrier-protein] dehydratase FabA: protein MAGSKSSYDYEELLACARGELFGEGNAQLPYPPMLMFDRITEISETGGAFDKGFIRAEFDIKPDLWFFACHFIGNPIMPGCLGLDALWQLTGFYLGWLGEPGKGMALSTGEVRFKGMVTPSVKKVEYGVDFKRVMRGRLVLGIADGWMKADGEPIYAATDLKVGLSKQSAVA from the coding sequence ATGGCGGGTTCGAAATCCAGCTACGACTACGAAGAATTGCTGGCATGCGCCCGCGGCGAGCTGTTCGGAGAGGGAAATGCCCAGCTGCCCTACCCGCCGATGCTGATGTTTGACCGCATCACCGAGATCAGCGAGACGGGCGGCGCCTTCGACAAGGGCTTCATCCGCGCGGAATTCGATATCAAGCCGGACCTGTGGTTCTTCGCCTGCCATTTTATCGGCAATCCGATCATGCCAGGATGCCTTGGTCTGGACGCCTTGTGGCAATTGACCGGCTTCTATCTCGGCTGGCTCGGCGAACCCGGCAAGGGAATGGCGCTGTCGACCGGCGAGGTCAGGTTCAAGGGCATGGTCACGCCATCGGTCAAGAAGGTCGAGTATGGCGTGGATTTCAAGCGCGTGATGCGCGGCCGGTTGGTGCTGGGCATCGCCGATGGCTGGATGAAGGCGGATGGCGAGCCCATATATGCGGCGACGGACCTGAAGGTCGGTCTGTCCAAGCAGTCGGCGGTCGCTTGA
- the fabB gene encoding beta-ketoacyl-ACP synthase I, which produces MRRVVVTGLGIVSSIGNNANEVQTSLHDARSGISFSDSFAEHGFRCQVWGAPTLDPSAMIDRRAMRFLSQGAAWNHVAMDQAIADAGLGEGDITNERTGIVMGSGGPSTRTIVEAAETTLKNGSPKRIGPFAVPKAMSSTASATLATWFKIHGVNYSISSACSTSAHCIGNAYELIQWGKQDVMFAGGHEDLDWTMSDLFDAMGAMSSKYNDRASAASRAYDVNRDGFVIAGGAGVLILEELEHAKARGAKIYAEIVGYGATSDGHDMVAPSGEGAVRCMRQALATVSTAVDYINTHGTSTPVGDSKEMGAIREVFGEKMPFITSTKSLTGHSLGAAGVQESIYSILMMQGGFIGESAHIETLDPEFEGMPIVRKRIDNAKIDTVLSNSFGFGGTNATLIFQRYSA; this is translated from the coding sequence ATGAGACGTGTCGTAGTCACAGGCCTCGGCATCGTGTCGTCGATCGGCAACAATGCCAACGAGGTGCAGACCTCGCTGCATGACGCCAGATCCGGCATCAGCTTTTCCGATTCGTTCGCCGAGCATGGCTTCCGCTGCCAGGTCTGGGGCGCACCGACGCTCGACCCCTCCGCCATGATCGATCGCCGCGCGATGCGCTTCCTGTCACAAGGTGCTGCCTGGAACCACGTCGCCATGGACCAGGCGATTGCCGATGCAGGCCTCGGTGAAGGCGACATCACCAATGAGCGCACCGGCATCGTCATGGGCTCGGGCGGCCCCTCCACCCGCACCATCGTCGAAGCGGCCGAAACCACCCTCAAGAATGGCAGCCCCAAGCGTATCGGCCCGTTCGCGGTGCCGAAGGCGATGTCGTCGACCGCGTCGGCGACGCTGGCCACATGGTTCAAGATCCACGGCGTCAACTATTCGATCTCGTCGGCCTGCTCGACCTCGGCGCACTGCATCGGCAATGCCTATGAGTTGATCCAATGGGGCAAACAGGACGTGATGTTTGCCGGCGGCCACGAAGATCTCGACTGGACGATGTCGGACCTGTTCGACGCCATGGGTGCGATGTCGTCGAAGTATAACGACCGGGCATCGGCTGCTTCCCGTGCTTATGACGTCAACCGCGATGGCTTCGTCATTGCCGGCGGCGCGGGTGTGCTTATCCTGGAAGAACTCGAACACGCCAAGGCGCGCGGCGCCAAGATCTACGCCGAGATCGTCGGCTACGGCGCGACCTCGGACGGTCACGACATGGTCGCGCCTTCGGGCGAAGGCGCGGTCCGTTGCATGCGCCAGGCGCTGGCGACGGTTTCGACGGCTGTCGACTATATCAACACCCACGGCACCTCGACGCCGGTCGGCGATTCCAAGGAAATGGGCGCGATCCGCGAGGTGTTCGGCGAGAAGATGCCGTTCATCACCTCGACGAAATCGCTGACCGGCCATTCGCTGGGCGCGGCCGGCGTGCAGGAATCGATCTACTCGATCCTGATGATGCAAGGCGGCTTCATCGGCGAGAGCGCCCATATCGAAACGCTCGACCCTGAATTCGAAGGCATGCCGATCGTGCGCAAGCGCATCGACAACGCCAAGATCGACACCGTTTTGTCCAATTCGTTCGGTTTCGGTGGCACCAACGCAACGCTGATTTTCCAGCGCTATTCCGCATAA
- the fabI gene encoding enoyl-ACP reductase FabI has protein sequence MDGLMKGKRGLVMGVANDHSIAWGIARKLSEHGAELAFTYQGEAFGRRVKPLADKLGASLVIPCDVEDSASVAATFETLGKEWGGLDFVVHAIGFSDKNELKGLYADTSRDNFVRTMVISCYSFTEVARNAAPLMTEGGSMITLTYAGSVRVMPNYNVMGVAKAGLEASVRYLANDYGPRGIRVNGISAGPVRTLAGAGISDARHMFSYQQRNSPLRRTVTIDEVGGSALYLLSDLASGVTGEIHYVDSGYHIVSMPTLDELKQTDG, from the coding sequence ATGGACGGACTGATGAAGGGCAAGCGCGGGCTTGTCATGGGCGTCGCCAACGATCATTCGATTGCCTGGGGCATCGCCCGGAAATTGTCCGAGCATGGCGCGGAGCTCGCCTTCACCTATCAGGGCGAAGCCTTCGGCCGCCGGGTCAAGCCGCTCGCCGACAAGCTCGGCGCCTCGCTCGTCATCCCCTGCGATGTCGAGGACAGCGCATCAGTGGCCGCGACGTTCGAGACGCTTGGCAAGGAATGGGGCGGACTGGACTTCGTCGTCCACGCCATCGGCTTTTCCGACAAGAACGAGTTGAAGGGCCTTTACGCCGACACCAGCCGGGACAACTTCGTCCGCACCATGGTGATCTCCTGCTACTCCTTCACCGAGGTGGCCCGCAATGCAGCGCCACTGATGACCGAAGGCGGCTCGATGATCACGCTGACCTATGCGGGTTCGGTCCGCGTCATGCCGAACTACAACGTCATGGGCGTCGCCAAGGCTGGCCTCGAGGCCAGCGTGCGCTACCTTGCCAACGACTACGGTCCGCGCGGCATCCGGGTGAACGGCATCTCGGCGGGACCGGTGCGCACGCTCGCCGGCGCCGGCATTTCGGACGCCCGCCACATGTTCTCCTACCAGCAGCGCAACTCGCCGCTGCGCCGCACGGTGACCATCGACGAGGTCGGCGGCTCTGCGCTTTATCTGCTGTCCGACCTTGCCTCCGGCGTCACCGGCGAAATCCACTATGTCGATTCCGGCTATCACATCGTCTCGATGCCGACGCTCGATGAGTTGAAGCAGACGGATGGCTAA